A segment of the Xenorhabdus bovienii SS-2004 genome:
ACAGGAAGCGCAGAGTTACCCCGGCACCCCAGAACAGACTGGTTCCTACTAGCGAAAATCGCGTTTCCTGATTACGCCAAAGCGCAGAACAGACAACCATAAAATCCACCAGCATTTTTTTGGGATTCCATCCCTTACCCTGGCGCGCAGCAGCAAGCCGGGGGATATAGAAATTAGCTACTACAGCCGCACCATACATCAAAGCACAAAGACCTAATGCCAGTGCCAAACTGATATCAGACAGGAAACCGCCAGCCACAGAACCAATCAAAATGGCTGCAATTGTCGAAGCTTCCATCACACCATTGGCTTTGACCAGACGACCACCATCGGTTAATTCACCCAATATTCCGTATTTAGCGGGGGAATAGGCAGCGGCGCCAATCCCCACAAGGGTGTATCCGAGGAAAGGATTCATATCGATACAGATACTGATGGCACCAAGTAATTTGATGCCATTGGCGAAAAGCATAACCCAGCCTTTCGAAAACCGATCAGCAATTTGTCCTACGAAAGGGGCAAGCACAATATAGGTCAGCACGAAAACAATCTGCAGGGCTGGCAGACTCCATCCAGGGTAAGCTTCAGCCTTCAATTGAGCTAAAATGGCAAAGAACAGCGCATTGTCAGCAAAAGCAGTGAGAAATTGAGACAGTAATACTGCTTTCATTCCCTTATTTAACAGTGGTTGTGTGTCTACAGTTCCATTCATTTCCTTACTCCTGTTCTGCCATTTTTCTTAATGTGACAAAATCCGGTTTTCCACTGCCAAGCAATGGTAACTGCTTCACATAACGAATATCGCGTGGAACCGCCAGTTCAGGCATTCCCATTTCTCGGGCAACCCCCGACATCGCATTTCTATTCAAATTAGCATCGGTTGTAAAGAGTACCAGCGCTTCACCTTTGCTAAGATCACTCTTAGCTGTAGCTGCATGCAATGCGTCAGGAGAGACTCGCGATGCAATTTGTTCTACGGCTTCGAGAGAAACCATTTCGCCTGCCAATTTTGCAAAACGCTTCACTCGCCCTTTGATTGTACAAAAACCTCTGTCATCAATAGAAACAATATCACCTGTATCATACCAGCCGATCTGAGTATTGCCTTCGGCATCTTCTGCGGTTGGTAGTTCCAGATGTTCAGGTGCCTCAACACGCAGATATCCTTTCATGACATTCGGCCCACGCAATTGTAAACGACCGCCGCCCTCAATACCCTGTACAGGAAGAAGGCGAGCTTCCATTCCCGGTAAGATCCGTCCGACAGTTCCCATTTTAGCTGCCATGGGTACATTAATTGCCACAACAGGAGCACACTCTGTCACACCGTAGCCTTCCAGAATGCGAATGCCGAATTTATCTAGCCAAACACGTTTAGTGTTTTCTGACAGTTTTTCTGCCCCAGCAACCACATAGCGCAAGCGGGCAAAATCATAAGGATGGGCAAAACGGGCATAATTACCCAAGAACGTTGAAGTCCCAAACAAAACGGTACAATTACGATCATAGACCAGTTCAGGCACGACACGATAGTGCAATGGGCTTGGATAGAGGAATACGCGGCTACCTGTCATCAACGGGGTAAATAAACCAACTGTCAGCCCAAAAGCATGAAACAGCGGTAAAGAGGACATAAAACGATCCTGAGGAGTAAAATCAGCAATCGTTTTAATTTGCTCAACATTCGCCAATAAGCTGGCATGACTGTGCACAACACCTTTCGGTGCACCTTCAGAGCCAGAGGTAAACAGGATCAGAGCATCATCATCAGGCTTCTGGGAAGGCGTAATGGCCTTAGCAGGAAAAATCAGGTGCCATAATATCCAAAGCTTATCTTCCCGCGTAATCGTATCTTTCAGATCTTCAAGATATACCCAATTGGCTTCCGTCACCTGTTCTGGCAGGTGGGTTAATTGCCCTTTTTGCAAAAATTGACGAGATGTCACGATGGTTTTGATTGTCGCTGCTTTCATGGCATTTTTAATACCACTCGTTCCCGCAGTGTAGTTCAGCAAAGCAGGCACTCGTTCTTTCAGCGAAGCACCATATATGGCAGCGGCCATCACTGTAGCATTAGGTAATAAAAGTCCAACCCGTTCATTTTTTTGAGTAAACTGTTCTAAAATCCGGCTGACGCCCAGTATTTTTTTCAGCAATGCGTGATAACTATCTTCCTTAAAAGTTACGTCTTCAATACAGGGTTTAAAACGGCCAAAACGTTTTTGTGCAGCAAGGTAAGCGCTAAATAACGGGTCATGTATTAAATGGTTAGTTGCTGTGATATGCTTCCGGCTTTTTAAGGATGAAGTATGGCCAAAGTTGATGTCTATTGCCGTTATTGCCACAAATCAGAACAGGTCAAAGGACATGGGAAAGGAAATGGCGGACATCCTCGTTATCGCTGTTATAGCTGCTGTAAGGTCTTTCAGTTGGCGTATACCTATCAGGCCTGCAAACCCGGCGTTAAAGAACAGATTGTCGATATCGCGATGAATAACGGGGGAATTCGTGACACCGCTCGGATCCTGAAAGTCGCCACCGCCACCGTCATGAAAACATTAAAAACCTCAGACCCCGAAACGTAACGACACTTCCCCTTGCGGAATGTGGCATCCAGATTGTCTGTGAAATCGACGAGCAATGGTCGTTTGTCGGCAATAAGAAAAACCAACGCTGGCTTTGGTATGCTTGGGAACCCCGCCTGAAGCGAATAGTGGCTCATGTTTTTGGCGATCGCAGTCGAAAAACGTTAGACAAGCTGCTTACCCTCTTATCTTCCTTTACTATTCGGTTTTACTGCACGGATGACTATGTTGTTTATGACCCACTTCCCGAGGAAGAGCACTTGACTGGAAAGGCGTTTACTCAGCGTATAGAGAGAACGAATTTAACGCATCGTACCCGAATCAAAAGGCTGAATAGAAAAACCATTGGGTATTCAAAATCGGAAGAAATGCACGATAAAGTGATAGGAACCTTTATTGAACGTGAACATTATTTTTAATACCTAATCTAATCATTTAATACATGACCAAATAACGTCTCTTTTGGACGGGTCTGCATCCTCACATCCATCATGATGGTATGAAGATGTTCCCCCGCCAAACGACGACGAGTTGAAGAATCTGGTGCATCCGGCATAGGGAAATCGACCGCAGGCAAAACCTTGATGGTAATTTTCGGAAACCAATGCAGTTTCATAATCTCTTTCAGGCGCCCAAAAATACTTTGCTCTGCGCCATCAATACGGATTGGGACCACTTTTGCGCCTGATTTAGCCGCGACAAAAGCAGCACCATCATAGATCTTCATGAAAGAGCCAGTTATCGTGATCCGTCCTTCTGGAAAAATAACGATAGGACGCCCGTTATCAACCTCTTTAACCAACGTTCTGACTGCCATAGGATTGTTCGGATCTAAGGGGACAACATCCGCATAAGGCTTAATCAATCTGAGAAAAGCGGGGGTCGCAAGATGAGAATAAACGGCGAATACTGGCTTCACTGGCAGAAAAAGCCCAATCAGAAGACCATCTAGAAAAGAAATATGATTGGGTGTAATAATACATTTGGGATGGTTGAACTGCTTATCATCACCTTCTACCGTGACTCTAAAGAGCACACGAACAACTAATCGTATAAATTTTATGAGCATATCCATATCTCAATATAATTAAATAAAATTAAAGTGAGTTAGTAAAATGATACTATAATTGGTATAAGCAGTCTGAGATATAAAATTTTACGTCTATATAAAAAATAAGCACAAAGATATTTGAATATATCAAATCACCCTATTTTTTGGTTTAAAATATAGCCATTAATTAAAGATGAAATATTTTCTGTCGAAGAATTGGCATCCACAATGAAATTTGCACATTCACGGTATAATTGCTCTCTTTCAGTCAAGATGCTTTCGATTTCTTCTGTGATCGATTTACCTGTCAGACTGGGGCGCTGTGTATTTTCTGGGTTGAGCGATAGTCGTTTGATTAAAACTTCCGCTGGAGCCTGTAAATAAACCACAATACCATTTTGTTGCATATACTGGCGGTTTTCAGACGACAGTATCATTCCGCCTCCCGTTGAAATAACGCACTTATTCTGACTGGCATTTTTTAGTATTTGACTTTCTAATTCCCTGAAATGTGTCCAACCATATTGTTCAACAAGGTCAGCAATAGTCATTCCACAAAAGGCTTGAATACTTTCATCAGTATCAATAAACGTATACGATAGTGCTTCAGCCAACAACTTACCTATTGTCGTCTTCCCAGCACCTCGTGCGCCTACGATGAATAGAGTCTGTTTCATTTCGTTGTTTTCCTGAAGGTATATAGTTAAGCTTAAACACAAGTGTAGTAACTAAATATTTACATCAATATAAAAAATACTTTTCATCAAGCAAAGAGCCACACTTACGATAAAGTGTGACTTAACATCGCTTAGTGAACGCTATCTAACAATGAATTTCGATATTAGCGACGGGATAGATAATCGCCATAGCCAATCCACTTATAAGTCGTCAACGCATCCAGCCCCATCGGGCCTCTGGAGTGTAACTTCTGGGTACTGACAGCAACTTCTGCCCCCAGACCAAACTGGCCGCCATCAGTAAACCGAGTACTTGCATTCACATACACGGCCGATGAATCCACATGACTGACAAAATAATCAGCCTGTTGCAAGCTCTCTGTCAGGATAGCATCCGAATGAGCAGTACCATATGTGCGGATATGACTAATAGCCTGATCGATACCACTGACAATCTCAACATTCATATCCAGTGACAGCCATTCATCACAGTAATCTTCTTCTATTACTTCAACGACCTTGGCCGGACCCTCTTTCAGCAGTGCCATCGCAGATACTCCTGCATGCAGTGTCACCCCCTGCTCTTTCATTCTGGCACTCAATGCTGGCAGAAAATCAGACGCAATTTGTTCATGTATCAGTAAAGTTTCCAAGGAATTACAGGCACTTGGGCGCTGAACTTTTGCATTGGTGATCACATCCAGCGCTTTTTCAACATCGACACTTTCGTCTACGAATGTGTGGCAGACACCAATCCCCCCGGTGATAACTGGAATAGTCGATTGTTCACGACAAAGTTTATGCAAACCAGCCCCGCCACGCGGGATCAACATATCAACATAGCTATTCATTTTCAGCAATTCAGCAACTAACTCACGATCGGGTTTACCGATGGCCTGAACCGCAGTGGCAGGTAAACCACTTTGCTCCAGCGCCTGCTGAATAACTTTAACCATGACCTGATTGGTATGATGAGTTTCCTTGCCACCACGCAAGATAACTGCATTTCCGGTTTTCAGGCACAGTGAGGCTACATCAATCGTGACATTTGGACGAGCTTCATAAATCACGCCGATAACGCCCAGAGGAACACGGCGACGACTAAGTTGCAGACCATTGTCCAATGATTGCCCATCTAGAATCTGCCCAACCGGATCAGCCAGACGACAAACCTGACGCACATCATTGGCGATGGCACTCAATCGTCCAGGTGTCAGCAATAATCGATCAAGCAGTGCTTCACTCATGTTTTGTTCACGAGCCTGTTCCATATCTTGCTGATTAGCGGCAAGAATCACTTCTGTTTCTTTTTCAAGCAAGTCAGCAATATGACTCAGAGCCTGATTTTTCTGGCTGGTACTCAATTGAGCCAGTTGCCATGATGCTGCTTTAGCTGCTTTTCCCATCTGCTCTAGCATGGTGGAATCCTTAACTCACTATCAATTACGATCAGTTAACTAACTTACGATCATATCATCACGGTGCACAGCAACCGCGCCATACTCATAACCCAGTATCTGGCTGATTTGCTGTGAATGATGGCCTGCAATCAGGCGTAAGGCATCGCTATTGTAACGACATACACCGCGGGCTAACTCTTTGCCGGACAAGCTGCGGACACGGATCACTTCACCACGGGAAAAATTACCTTTGACGTTTTTAATCCCTTTTGGCAGTAAAGAACTGCCTTTTTCAAGGATGGCGGCTTCTGCTCCGTGATCAACGATGATTTCCCCTGCGGGAGGGGCGCCAAAGATCCAGCGTTTACGATTTTCCATCGGGCAGGCCTGACCATGAAAACGAGTGCCAACTGATTTGCCTTCAATGACATCTGCAACAACTTCCGGTCTATTACCCGCAGCAATGATGACATCGACCCCCGCACGCCCCGCAATTCCCGCAGCCTGAAGTTTCGTGGCCATTCCACCTGTACCCAGACCTGAAACGCTATCCCCTGCCATCATTTTTAACTCATCACTGATATCATGCACTTCAGGAATAAGCTTCGCTTCAGGGTTATTACGCGGATCGGCAGTATAAAGCCCTTCGATATCAGTCAGAAGCAACAATTTATCTGCACTGCCCAGAATCGCAGCCAGCGCAGAAAGGTTATCGTTGTCGCCGACTTTGATCTCTGCTGTTGCAACGGCATCGTTCTCATTAATGATGGGGATAATATGATTATCAAGTAGTGCCTGAAGCGTATCCCTTGCATTCAGAAAACGTTCACGATCTTCCAGATCCGCACGGGTCAGCAACATTTGCCCAACATGAATACCATAAATGGAAAAAAGTTGTTCCCACAATTGAATCAACCGACTTTGCCCAACAGCCGCCAACAATTGTTTTGAAGCAATTGTAGCAGGCAAATCTGGATATCCCAGATGTTCCCGTCCTGCTGCAATCGCACCCGAGGTCACAATGATAATACGGT
Coding sequences within it:
- the lplT gene encoding lysophospholipid transporter LplT; the encoded protein is MNGTVDTQPLLNKGMKAVLLSQFLTAFADNALFFAILAQLKAEAYPGWSLPALQIVFVLTYIVLAPFVGQIADRFSKGWVMLFANGIKLLGAISICIDMNPFLGYTLVGIGAAAYSPAKYGILGELTDGGRLVKANGVMEASTIAAILIGSVAGGFLSDISLALALGLCALMYGAAVVANFYIPRLAAARQGKGWNPKKMLVDFMVVCSALWRNQETRFSLVGTSLFWGAGVTLRFLLVAWVPVVLGIEGNTTPTLMNAMVAVGIIVGAGLAARFITLKTVRRCMPAGILIGIMVIVFAVQQSMWSSYLLLTVLGVFGGFFVVPLNALLQEHGKHEMGAGNAVAVQNFGENSAMLVMLGLYLISIMLGASVVTVGIGFGILFSLTIGGVWIWDLLRKN
- the proB gene encoding glutamate 5-kinase, producing the protein MNGSQTLVVKLGTSVLTGGSRRLNRAHIVELVRQCAQQHEKGHRIIIVTSGAIAAGREHLGYPDLPATIASKQLLAAVGQSRLIQLWEQLFSIYGIHVGQMLLTRADLEDRERFLNARDTLQALLDNHIIPIINENDAVATAEIKVGDNDNLSALAAILGSADKLLLLTDIEGLYTADPRNNPEAKLIPEVHDISDELKMMAGDSVSGLGTGGMATKLQAAGIAGRAGVDVIIAAGNRPEVVADVIEGKSVGTRFHGQACPMENRKRWIFGAPPAGEIIVDHGAEAAILEKGSSLLPKGIKNVKGNFSRGEVIRVRSLSGKELARGVCRYNSDALRLIAGHHSQQISQILGYEYGAVAVHRDDMIVS
- the aroL gene encoding shikimate kinase AroL, which translates into the protein MKQTLFIVGARGAGKTTIGKLLAEALSYTFIDTDESIQAFCGMTIADLVEQYGWTHFRELESQILKNASQNKCVISTGGGMILSSENRQYMQQNGIVVYLQAPAEVLIKRLSLNPENTQRPSLTGKSITEEIESILTEREQLYRECANFIVDANSSTENISSLINGYILNQKIG
- the proA gene encoding glutamate-5-semialdehyde dehydrogenase, which produces MLEQMGKAAKAASWQLAQLSTSQKNQALSHIADLLEKETEVILAANQQDMEQAREQNMSEALLDRLLLTPGRLSAIANDVRQVCRLADPVGQILDGQSLDNGLQLSRRRVPLGVIGVIYEARPNVTIDVASLCLKTGNAVILRGGKETHHTNQVMVKVIQQALEQSGLPATAVQAIGKPDRELVAELLKMNSYVDMLIPRGGAGLHKLCREQSTIPVITGGIGVCHTFVDESVDVEKALDVITNAKVQRPSACNSLETLLIHEQIASDFLPALSARMKEQGVTLHAGVSAMALLKEGPAKVVEVIEEDYCDEWLSLDMNVEIVSGIDQAISHIRTYGTAHSDAILTESLQQADYFVSHVDSSAVYVNASTRFTDGGQFGLGAEVAVSTQKLHSRGPMGLDALTTYKWIGYGDYLSRR
- a CDS encoding IS1 family transposase (programmed frameshift), translating into MAKVDVYCRYCHKSEQVKGHGKGNGGHPRYRCYSCCKVFQLAYTYQACKPGVKEQIVDIAMNNGGIRDTARILKVATATVMKTLKNLRPRNVTTLPLAECGIQIVCEIDEQWSFVGNKKNQRWLWYAWEPRLKRIVAHVFGDRSRKTLDKLLTLLSSFTIRFYCTDDYVVYDPLPEEEHLTGKAFTQRIERTNLTHRTRIKRLNRKTIGYSKSEEMHDKVIGTFIEREHYF